A genomic region of Paramormyrops kingsleyae isolate MSU_618 chromosome 19, PKINGS_0.4, whole genome shotgun sequence contains the following coding sequences:
- the LOC111836120 gene encoding uncharacterized protein — MALLNGRWERELQEQISLLSAGSAESSEQPEHLGTGLTRIGLLHLSDEVLILILRQLDPVSLLRVGSTCRTMFRICSCSSLWTPHFQASFGVPFAAATCSVSAKDGFRLIFMWRTLYKSLHFNRSLQEKLFAEIPFPPDKYWIQWLVLEETVPLPPVRLAFGEIETLWGIQTDLLERKEQETADEGTLTLEWSELHRRALQQHGSLAVVFQHVLNQHEPSDHRELEDLFYQYRRHRFHWFFSYWLFRQPAPLDRQLRTIYLQWRPHSRRKVSSWGSALCDVRYLASLHQVTADYWRGRLACGDEAAGIQTVENYFSMCKSLVAWILGRGWGGLKRKKVYEDTLRGVYRLLRREMLDSLVERDRFWQVAKMQMCRVCTLAETAINYVNWKMIETLPYYKLYLVSGNVIYLQHVQSFLSRKRLVHDWIHLEENSWLRCLLSDELYRLLEYDTKITQDGLHGDSVSAQLTRVLWLYLHSGQQLYMEALKAMALQCAHASLGYYAALAAGGLLPLPGW, encoded by the exons ATGGCACTCCTTAACGGGCGCTGGGAAAGGGAGCTGCAGGAACAGATCTCCTTGTTGTCGGCTGGTTCAGCTGAAAGTAGCGAGCAGCCAGAGCATCTCGGCACTGGCCTCACAAGAATAGGACTGCTACACCTCAGCGATGAGgtcctcatcctcatcctccgACAGTTAGATCCCGTCTCTTTACTACGAGTCGGGAGCACGTGTCGAACCATGTTCCGGATCTGCTCCTGCAGCTCTCTCTGGACGCCGCACTTCCAG GCGTCGTTTGGAGTGCCATTCGCCGCTGCCACCTGCTCCGTCTCGGCCAAAGACGGCTTCCGGCTGATCTTCATGTGGAGGACGCTCTACAAAAGCCTGCATTTCAACCGATCCCTCCAGGAGAAGCTCTTTGCAGAGATTCCTTTCCCCCCAGACAAGTATTGGATTCAGTGGCTGGTCCTTGAAGAAACCGTTCCGTTGCCTCCAGTCAGGCTGGCCTTTGGAGAAATAGAAACCCTATGGGGGATACAAACGGACCTATTGGAAAGGAAAGAGCAAG AGACGGCTGATGAGGGGACCCTCACGCTGGAGTGGAGTGAGCTGCACCGCCGCGCCCTGCAGCAGCACGGCAGCCTCGCCGTGGTTTTCCAGCATGTTCTCAACCAGCACGAACCAAGCG ACCACAGGGAGCTGGAGGACCTGTTCTACCAGTACAGACGGCACCGCTTCCACTGGTTCTTCTCCTATTGGCTGTTCCGCCAGCCGGCACCCCTTGACCGGCAGCTGCGCACGATCTACCTGCAGTGGCGACCGCACAGCCGGCGCAAGGTGTCGTCATGGGGCAGCGCGCTGTGCGATGTGCGTTACCTGGCGTCACTGCACCAGGTCACTGCCGACTACTGGAGGGGCCGGTTGGCGTGTGGCGACGAGGCTGCGG GAATCCAGACTGTGGAGAACTACTTCTCCATGTGCAAGTCGCTAGTGGCCTGGATTTTGGGACGTGGCTGGGGTGGACTGAAGCGCAAAAAG GTATATGAGGACACCCTGCGAGGCGTCTACCGGCTGCTCCGGAGGGAGATGCTGGACTCGCTGGTGGAGCGTGACCGGTTCTGGCAGGTCGCCAAGATGCAGATGTGCCGCGTGTGCACGCTGGCAGAGACTGCAATCAACTATGTCAACTGGAAGATGATTGAGACCCTGCCCTATTACAA ACTGTACTTGGTGTCGGGGAATGTGATTTACCTGCAGCATGTACAGAGCTTCCTGTCCAGGAAGAGGCTGGTCCATGACTGGATCCACCTGGAGGAGAACAGCTGGTTGCGGTGTTTGCTGTCAGATGAGCTCTACAGGCTACTAGAGTATGACACCAAGATCACTCAAG aCGGCCTGCACGGGGACTCTGTGAGCGCCCAGCTGACCCGGGTACTCTGGCTCTACCTGCACTCTGGGCAGCAGCTGTACATGGAGGCTCTGAAGGCCATGGCCCTGCAGTGTGCCCACGCCAGTCTGGGCTACTACGCTGCCCTGGCGGCTGGCGGGCTGCTTCCCCTCCCTGGCTGGTGA